The sequence AATGTTCCTCTGAGCAGTTTTGAACCCATCGTCTAACTTCCTTTACATTAAATTATATATCCTTGTTTACTTTACCATTAACTCTTTTAAAAAAAAAGAACAAACCCAAATAAATATCGGCTTGTTCTTTACAAAAAGTTTAAATCAAATGAAGTTTTTTACGAATTTTATACATTCGGTTCCCTAGAATATAGTTTAATAGCCCAGCTTTTGCAGCTAAAAATGCATAAATATAAGCACCAAATCCCGCGGCAACAAAAACAATGACTAACGCCGTTAATCTTGCATGCGGATTTAAAAATAAAATTAACCCATGATAAATTATCCAGACACTCAGAAGCATCACTGCGCTAATTCCTAAAATAAGTAAAAGACGTCTAAGTAAATATTTAAACGAGTACTTCGCATATTTTTTAATAATAAAAATGGTGAACACTACTGAAACAATATAACCAAGTCCCGTAGCTAATGCGCCACCTTTTGCTCCTAAAAGTAAAATTAATGGCATTTGTAACACCGATTTCGTCAGTAAACCAAGTAAGAGGCTAAGAACCGTATACCGTTGTTCATCAATTCCTTGCAAAATCGCGGCTGTTACACTAAATAACGAGAAGAATATGGCAAATGGCGCAAAGAACTGAAGTAACACCGAACCATCTGCATTATAACCATAAAAAATCGTATAAAGCGGATCCGCTAAAATCGCAATTCCTAAACAAGCTGGCACAACTAAAAATAGTAACACTTGGAAAACGGCTGTCAAATGATGATGAACTTCCCGCATTCTCCCTTTATGGAAAGATGCTGCTACTAAAGGCACAAGTGTCATCGAAAACGCCAAGGCTAACGTTCCCGGTATCATAATAATTTTTTGAACAGAAAAGTTAAAAATTGAAAGCAAATCTTCCGCTGTTTTTCCGTCCATACCATCGTAGGTTAAAACACGAGCAAACGTAAATAAATCAATTTGCTGATAAAGCGACATCGCCATTCCAACAATAATAAATGGCACCGCAGATATCGAAATTTCTTTTAATAGATGAAAAGTCGAAACGCGCAACTTATTGTCACTGCCAGCAATCATTTTTTGAATACCCGGCTTCCGTTTCCGGTAATACCAAATGAGACAAATAAAGCTGAAAAACGCACCGACAAAAGCTGCAAAAGTCGCTAAACTCATCGCTGTAACAAGACTTCCACCAATTAAATGTAAGACAATATACGTACTAGCAAGTAAAAATACAATTCTTGCTATTTGTTCAATTACTTGCGACACAGCAGAAGGTCCCATCGAATGAAATCCTTGGAAATAACCACGAAGTAAACTCATTACTGGAATAATAAGTAATGCAAAACTTACTGCGCGAATAACCGTCGTAATATCTTCAATACTCGTTCCGCCACTGACCTCTTGCATCCCCGCGAGTATCGGAGCAAAAATATACATTATTAAAAAACTAACAATCCCTGTGAATATCATTAAATACGTACTAGATCTATACAATCGCTGACTTAAAGCATATTCATTTAACGAATTATACTTCGAAATATATTTAGCAACTGCTAAAGGTACTCCAGCTGTCGCGATATTTAAGAATATTTGGTAAGGGACATACCCATATTGATAGAGAATCGTTGCTTGTTCCCCGCCGGCAATCCAGTAAAATGGAATGACATATAAAATCCCTAAGATTTTTGAAAGCAATGTCCCAGCGGTAAGCACAGCCGTTCCTCGCATTAATTTTGAACTCATAATTTCTGTTACCTCGATTGATTTTTTCTTTTAAGTCTGTCTGTTAAATTGGGTTATGTAAAAATCATTCTTACACTACTACTTTTATCGCATTCTTCTAAGATTTAAAATACAAGTTACACTTAAAGCAAGTAGTACTGCTGGTAAAATAAGTGAAACAAAGTTCACACCACTATTAATCATCGATAAAATAACACCGAGAATAGTAAAAGCAGCGTATAAATAATATACAAGCGGCGTAATTATAATGCCTTTTCTAAGTTTGTTAAAAGAAAGAAATAACATAATCGTAAACGCAATACAAATAACTGCCATAATGGTAGTCGTCATAATCGTATTTTGAACGACCGCAGTGGCATGTGCATTAGCAAGTACTTCTTTTCTTTGTTGTAACGCAACAAGACCTACAATAGAGACTGCACTTAATACTGCTTGAATAGTCGATACAATCGCTATTCCAAGTGTGACATTCTTCGTGTTATTGAGCATTCTAGCATGCTCTGGTTTAACTTCAACAGACATTCTTACAACTCCTCTTTAACATTCTATACACCAGACTTTACCATATTTAAAGAGAAATTGTAAGTAGTAATTAGTTTTCGATTCGAACTTCTGCGGCCTTTTGTAAAAACGCTCCTAGCTCTGTCGTTTTTTCTTCATGTAACATTTGCACAACTTTACTACCGATTATCACGCCATCACATACTCGCGCAAATTTCTCCACATGTTCAATAGAAGAAACACCAAAACCTGCAAGAACTGGAACAGGACTAACACTTTTCAAATAAGCTAAATGGCTATCGATATGGGCATCAAATTCACTTCTCACACCGGTAGTTCCGTTCACTGTTACTGCATAAATAAATCCTTCTGCCTGTTTGGCAATTTCTTCGAGGCGCTCTTTCGGACTTGTCAATGAAACAAGCGGAATAAGTGCAATATCTGTCCCTTGAAGTTCTGGCGTAATCAGTATTTGGTGCTCAAATGGTAAATCAGGAATAATAAGCCCTTTCACCGGCGTTTTCTGCACCAATTCAACAAATTTCGGGATACCTAAATGAAAAATCGGATTAATATAACTCATAATAATTAGTGGAATTTGCACTTTACTCCTTGCTAATTTATTTAAAATGGCTTCTAAACTCACTTGTTCCTTTAAAGCACGTAACCCAGCAAGTTGAATAATCGGACCATCAGCAACCGGATCAGAAAAAGGAATACCAATTTCAATCGCGCTTACGCCAGATTTTTCGAGAAACAATAACTGTTCTTCTAAATTATCTAAGCCACCATCGCCACCCATAATATAAGTAACTACAGCAGCGTGGTCTTTTTTCGCTAGTTTATTCGTTAATGTTTTAGTCATTAGTTTGTCCCTCCAAGCGTTCTTTTAGTTGGTTAACATCTTTATCGCCGCGACCAGATAAACAAACAACCATACTTTCTTCTGGACGCATTTGGCTTGCAAGTTTGACTGCATAGCTAATCGCGTGCGAACTTTCGAGCGCAGGAATAATTCCTTCCGTACGACATAAAAGTTGAAACGCTTCAACGGCTTCATCATCGGTAACAGAATGATACACCGCACGACCTAAATCACGGAAAAAGCTATGCTCCGGACCAATACCTGGATAGTCTAAACCTGCTGAAATCGAAAATGCTTCCAAAATTTGCCCATTCTCATCTTGTAAAACGTCCATCATCGCTCCGTGCAAAATCCCGATTTCTCCTTTGGAAATAGTCGCCGCATGGAATTCAGTTTCTAAACCGTGCCCTGCTGCTTCTACCCCATGCATTTGAACAGAAACATCGTCTACGAATGGATAAAATAAGCCCATCGCATTACTGCCACCACCAACACAAGCAACAATCGCGTCAGGAAGTTTGCCTTCTTTTTCCAAATGCTGTTTTCTAGCTTCTATTCCGATAACACTTTGGTAATCACGAACAATTTCTGGAAATGGATGCGGTCCAAGAACGGATCCCATAATATAATGCGTATCTTCCACATTGGCAACCCAGAATCTGAGTGCCTCATTTACTGCATCTTTTAATGTTCTGCTTCCTGCTTTCACGCTCACTACTTTTGCACCAAGAAGTTCCATTCTAAACACATTGAGTGATTGGCGTTTTACATCTTCTTCTCCCATAAAAATAGTACATTCCATATTAAAAAGTGCTGCAACCGTTGCAGTCGCCACCCCATGTTGTCCTGCGCCAGTTTCTGCCACTACTTTTTGTTTGCCCATTTGACGTGCGAGTAAGGCTTGCCCAATAGTATTATTGATTTTATGTGCGCCAGTATGATTTAAATCTTCGCGTTTTAAATAAATTTTTGCTCCGCCCGCATGTGCTGTCAATTGTTCAGCAAAATAAAGTGGTGTTTCTCGGCCCACATATTCTTTTAAATAATAGTTTAATTCTTTTTGAAAAGCAGGATCTGTTTTGGAAGCTCGGTACGCCTCGTCTAATTCTTTCACTGCTTTCATCAATGTTTCTGGTACAAATCTGCCGCCAAATTTTCCGTAAAAGCCATTTTCGTCAGGTGCTTGATAAGTCATTATTATTCCACTCCTTTTGCTGTTTTAATGAAGCATTTAATTTTCTCCGGATCTTTTTCCCCGTTTGATTCTACGCCAGAGGAAATATCTACTGCATATGGTTCAAAGCGTTTAATGGCTTCTTGTACATTCTGAGCATTTAATCCGCCAGCTATAATTAGTTTATTTTTCGTAAGCATGTCCCTATTTATTTTCTCCCAATCAAATGTTTTTCCGCTGCCCCCTTCGTATTCCTCTGCTGGTGCATCGAGTAAGATATAAGCATTGGGATAGTCATTTATATTGGTAGGAAGTTTCCCGTCTTTCACAGGAAAAGCTTTGATTACTTCTACATCTGTGCGATTTGCTTGTTTCGCAGGTTCTTGTCCGTGAAGTTGAACAATGTCTAATGGCACACCTTTGATTGCTACCTTTAACTCTTCTTCAGTAGGATTAACGAATACCCCGACTTTTTTGACACCTTCAGGAATCTCTTTAGCTAGTTCGTGCGCCGCTTCCACGGTGACTTGGCGCTTACTTTTTGCGAAAACGAAGCCAATCATATCTGCGCCATTATCGACCGCAGCCGCTACATCTACCACTTTTTTCAATCCACAAATTTTTACAATCATCGTGTCACCTTCAAACTTTTCGCCGCTACTTCTGGAGTCGCTTCTCTCATTAGCGCTTCTCCAACAAGTACTGCATTATATTTTTGACTAACACGAGCCACATCTTCTGCTGTTCGAAAACCTGATTCGCTTATAAAGCAAGCATCTGACAAAAAATCACTCGCCAGTCTTTCACTTACTGCAATATCCACTTCAAATGTATGCAAATTACGGTTGTTCACACCAATGAGTTTAGCCCCAATTTTTTGAGCAACAGCTAATTCTTTCTGGTCATGTACTTCCACTAACACTTCCAAATCAAGCGCCAGAGCTTGTTCAAACAGGGTAATTAGCATCTCTTCTGTAAGAGCCGAAATAATTAGCAATACAACCGTTGCTCCCGCATTTCGAGCACGAATCAATTGTTTTTCACTAATAATAAAATCTTTACAAAGTACAGGAATTTCGACATTTTTCGCTACTTCTCGCAAATCTTCAATCGAGCCTTTGAAAAAAACAGGATCTGTCAAAACAGAAATCATTCCTGCACCCGCAGCTTGATAAGACTTAGCTTGCAGAACCGGATTCACCCCCATATTGATTTCCCCTTTAGAGGGAGAAGCGCGTTTTACTTCTGCAATAAGTTGCATCGTGCTTGTATTTGCTTTTAAAAATTCATAAAACGAATAAGTTTTCCGTTTTTCTGCTACTTTTTCTAAGGGCATGTCTGCAATTTCTACTGCTTTTTGCGCTAAAATTTCTTCTAAAAATGTCATTTTGCTAGCACCTCTTTTTGATAAGTAATTAAATCTGCCAATTTTTGTTTGGCTAAACCACTTTTAATTAAGTCTCTTGCTAAATCCACGCCTTCTTGTACCGTTGCCACTTTGCCATTTGCAAATAAACCAAATCCGGCATTTAAAAGCACTGTATCTAAGTAAGCTCCTGGTTCTCCGTCAAGCACACTACGCAAAATTGCTGCATTTTCTTTAGCATCTCCGCCCGTAATCGCTTCGAGAGGATAACTAGTTAAACCAACATCTTCCGGACGCAGTGTATATAAGTGAACCTCGCCATTTTCATATAGTGCATAGTGATTTTCTCCAGCCAGAGAAGCTTCATCCATAAAACCAGCGCCATTTAAAACGACTGCGCGTTTTCGTCCAAGTTGGCCGAGCACTTCCGCTGTTTGCTCTAACAAATCACGACGATAAATTCCCATTAATTGCGTTTCTAAATGGACCGGATTTGTGAGTGGACCAATCAAATTAAAAATTGTTGGCGTTCCAAGTTCTTTTCGAACATCCATAACGTACTTCATATTCGGGTGAACATGCGGCGCGAACAAAAAGGCAATCCCGACTTTTTCGAGTAAATAAGTCATATCTTCTGGGCGCATATTAATATCAATCCCTAATTCCTGACAAACATCGGCACTACCAGAACGACTAGAAATGCTTCTATTCCCATGTTTCGCAACCGGAATCCCCGCAGCCGCAAGAACAAAAGCGGACGTGGTACTAATATTAAAACTATTGGATTTATCTCCACCTGTTCCGCAATTATCCATCGCCGTCCCGGCTGGAAAAGCGACTTGAATGGCTACTTGTTGCATCGCCTGCGCGATTCCCGCCATTTCTTCTGCCGTTTCTCCTTTCACTTTGAGCGCCATTAAAAAAGCAGCTATTTTAGTTTTCGAAAGTCGTCCTTCAAAAATTTCTGTTGCAATCATTGTCATTTCTTCTTTGGATAAATTTTCTTGGTCATATACTTTTTGTAATAAGATTTCCATTTTCTCGCGCCCCTTCCACTATATGAATAAAGTTTTCCATCATTTGTTTTCCGTCATTCGTACCAATTGATTCAGGATGAAACTGTAAACCATAAACCGGATAATCTTTTACTTTCATTGCCATCACTTCTGCATCGTCCGTCGCTACTGCTAACACTTCTAAAACGGGTGGTAACGTGTTTTTATCTACTATTAAAGAATGATAACGCATCACAGGCATTTCTTCCGGTAAATTAGCGAAGATTGCTCCGGCGGTTTGCCGCATAGTAGAAACTTTCCCGTGGCGGATCTTTGCCGCTCTTTTTACTTCTCCGCCGAATACCTCACCAATCGCCTGATGCCCTAAACAAATTCCAAGTAAAGGCTTTTCTTTCGCAAATTTTGCAACTACTTCTTCTAAAAGACCAGCGTCCTTTGGTTTTCCTGGTCCCGGTGAAAGAACTATTCCATCAGCCAAAGCCGCTACATCCATTAAATCAGTTGCATCATTCCGTTTCACCACTACTTCACTAAATTCCGCTAAATACTGTTCTAAATTAAATGTAAACGAATCATAATTATCAATTAATAAAATCATTCTCCCACCTCCAAAAGTGCCTTCGCTTTTTGTAATGTCTCTAAGTACTCGCTTTCTGGGTCAGAATCATAAACAATCCCTGCTCCTGCTTGAACATAAGCTTTTCCGTTATGAAGCACCATCGTTCTAATCGAAAGCGCGAAATCCGAATCACCATTTTTGGTTAGATAGCCAACCGCGCCAGCATAAGGACCACGTTTCACATTTTCCCATTCATAGATTCGCTCCATAGCTCTTATTTTTGGTGCTCCGCTAACTGTACCTGCTGGAAGCGTCGACCGAAGAGCATCCATTGCTGTCAGTCCGGGTTTTAAAGTTCCTTCTACTACTGAAACTAAATGCATTAAAAAACGATATCTTTCAATAGTAAGGTAAACGGGTACATGCACCGATCCCGTTTCAGCGATTTTCCCAATATCATTTCGTCCAAGATCTACTAACATCCGGTGCTCTGCCAATTCTTTTTCATCCGCTAACAATTCCGAAGCAAGTAATTCATCTTCTTGTTTTGTCGCCCCGCGTCGTCTTGTTCCTGCAATAGGATTCGTAATCACCGTCCGTCCTTTCGTTTTGATCAAACTTTCTGGGGAAGATCCAATCAACACCGTATCCCCAAAATCAATGAAATAAAGATAAGGAGAAGGATTTAACAAACGTAATTTCCGATAATAATCAAATGGTGTCACGGTAAAATCTGCTTCTAGTCGTTGCGAGAGAACTATTTGAAAGAAGTCCCCCTCTTGAATATAGGTTTTCGCTTTTTTCACCAACTCCATGTATTCCTCTTTCGTATAGTTACTCTTGTATGTCATTTTGGGAACATGGATAGCCTTGTGCTCTTCCTTTTTCGGCGTTGTAAGTTCAGTAAACATTAATTCAAGCGCCTTATCTAGTTCCGCCTCACTTCTTCCCGAATAACAATTATCTTGCACTAAAATAAGTTCTTCGGCCTGATGATCCATAATCACAAAACTTTCATATACATAAAAACGAATATCTGGCATATCCCGAGTTTCTACTGGTATTTCGCCTAAATCTTCATAAAGCGCAATAACATCATAACCAACATAACCAATTGCACCTGAATCAAGCGGTAAATCTGCTTCATCTTCTTTTGGCTTTTCAATAAATAGTTCAATTTCTTTTAAAGGATCTGCGACAATTTGATGTATACCATCAATATAATAATCCTGTTGATATACTTTAATTTCATGGACTGGGTTAATAGCAATAACCGAGTAACGTCCAGCCTCTGCATCTTTCGCCGCCCCTTCCAGCAAACTTTTCCCTATACCAGAAAGTCTTTGAAACGCCAAAATAGCCGTTAGTGTGTCAGCATCTATTTTTTTCGTTTTTCTCATCTTAATCATCCCTTCTTCTTTACTAAAATAAAAAAAGTCCTCTGAAAAAGCGCAAAATCATGCTTTCTCAGAGGACGAGTTATCGCGGTGCCACCTCATTTTAGGGATAAACCCTATCTCAGTGCTGCTTTTTTACAGCTGCTCTATAACGGGAGCTCCCGTTCACCCCTACTTGATTTCAAGGCATCACGCACAAGGCCCATTCCTATTTCATCTATTTATTAGCTCGCACCAACCGCTAACTCTCTTTAAAAATCGATGAAAAGTACTATTCTTGTTTCATGTTTTCGTTTTATAAAATTGAAAAAGGGCCTCTCTCCAAGCCTAGCAAATATACTAGACAAGGACGAGAGACCCGTGGTACCACCTTGATTAACTGTAAAAACAGTTCACTTAATCCATCCAAATTCCGAATGGGCGCCTTGTGTAACGATAAGGCCTAATCGCTGTATCCTACTAAGAAAATCCTTTCAGATCAGAGCTCAGAAGTCCATTCACATCATGTCCGCTACTGACTTTCACCAACCGTCAGCTCTCTAAAAACTTTCATCATGCTACTTACTCTTCTTCAATGCTATCATTTTTTACTTGTGTTCATCTTACATAAGAAAATCACGAAAGTCAAGAAAATAAAACTACTTTATACTAAAAAGGTTCCAAAACGATAATTAATAAACAAGTAAGAAAAAAGAACTGCCTCCCTATAATATATTTCACCCCAGAAAAAGTATGCTATTTTCTCTATTATAATAAATATCATCTCCCCTAAAACACTTATAAAATATAGCTTCTCAAATGATAACCAGCTTAAATTCCAATGATAAAATCACTCATATAAACCATGCCTAATTGACTAAAAAAGGCTTTTCCAAAAGGACTTTTCAACCATCTTTATCAATTTGTGAAGTTTTTCACGTGAAACACTGGACAAACTTTTATTGATGGATTATACTAACGGTGTAATCAAATAAAACAAAAGAATACGGCAAAGCAACAAGCTAAATTTTTTTGGATTATCAGGGACGTTAAAAGTCTACTATGGACATTTTAAGTCCCGAACAAATATTAGGAGGTTCTGGAAAATGGCAATTAAAGAAAATGCGGCCCAAGAAGTATTAGAAGTTCAAAAAGTGATTGACAGATTAGCAGACAATGGACAAAAAGCATTGAAAGCATTTGAAAGTTACAACCAAGAACAAGTAGACAATATCGTTCACGCAATGGCACTTGCCGGACTTGACCAACATATGCCCCTTGCAAAATTAGCAGTAGAAGAAACTGGACGTGGATTATACGAAGATAAATGTATTAAAAACATCTTCGCGACAGAATATATTTGGAACAACATTAAAAACAACAAAACAGTCGGCGTAATTAACGAAGACGTACAAACTGGTGTGATTGAAATTGCTGAACCTGTTGGTGTTGTTGCCGGCGTTACACCTGTAACTAACCCAACATCTACTACTCTTTTCAAAGCAATTATCGCAATCAAAACACGTAACCCAATCATCTTCGCTTTCCATCCAAGTGCACAACGCTGTTCATCTGAAGCAGCTAAAGTTGTTTATGAAGCAGCAGTTGCAGCTGGAGCACCAGAACATTGTATTCAATGGGTAGAAAAACCTTCCCTAGAAGCAACAAAACAATTAATGAACCACGATAAAGTAGCACTTGTACTTGCAACTGGTGGTGCTGGAATGGTTAAATCAGCATACTCTACTGGTAAACCGGCACTAGGTGTTGGACCAGGTAACGTACCAGCTTACATTGACAAAACAGCTAAAATTAAACGTTCTGTCAATGATATCATTCTTTCTAAATCTTTTGACCAAGGTATGATTTGTGCTTCTGAACAAGCCGTTATCGTAGACAAAGAAGTCGCTAAAGAAGTAAAAGCAGAAATGGAAGCAAACAAATGCTACTTCGTTAAAGGCGCTGAATTCAAAAAATTAGAAAGCTATGTAATCAACCCTGAAAAAGGAACACTTAATCCAGATGTAGTTGGTAAATCCCCTGCATGGATCGCAAATCAAGCTGGTTTCAAAGTTCCTGAAGATACAAAAATTCTTGTAGCTGAAATTAAAGGTGTTGGCGACAAATACCCACTATCGCACGAAAAATTGAGCCCAGTTCTTGCATTCATCGAAGCAGCTAACCAAGCAGAAGCGTTCGATCGTTGTGAAGAAATGTTAGTATATGGCGGACTTGGACACTCTGCAGTTATTCACTCTACAGATAAAGAAGTTCAAAAAGCATTTGGTATCCGTATGAAAGCTTGCCGTATCATCGTAAATGCACCAAGCGCTCAAGGTGGTATTGGTGACATTTATAACGGCTTCATCCCTTCCCTAACACTTGGTTGTGGATCTTATGGTAAAAACTCTGTATCACAAAATGTAAGTGCGACTAACTTGCTGAACGTTAAACGTATCGCGGATCGGAGAAATAATATGCAATGGTTCAAACTTCCACCAAAA comes from Listeria monocytogenes and encodes:
- the trpE gene encoding anthranilate synthase component I is translated as MRKTKKIDADTLTAILAFQRLSGIGKSLLEGAAKDAEAGRYSVIAINPVHEIKVYQQDYYIDGIHQIVADPLKEIELFIEKPKEDEADLPLDSGAIGYVGYDVIALYEDLGEIPVETRDMPDIRFYVYESFVIMDHQAEELILVQDNCYSGRSEAELDKALELMFTELTTPKKEEHKAIHVPKMTYKSNYTKEEYMELVKKAKTYIQEGDFFQIVLSQRLEADFTVTPFDYYRKLRLLNPSPYLYFIDFGDTVLIGSSPESLIKTKGRTVITNPIAGTRRRGATKQEDELLASELLADEKELAEHRMLVDLGRNDIGKIAETGSVHVPVYLTIERYRFLMHLVSVVEGTLKPGLTAMDALRSTLPAGTVSGAPKIRAMERIYEWENVKRGPYAGAVGYLTKNGDSDFALSIRTMVLHNGKAYVQAGAGIVYDSDPESEYLETLQKAKALLEVGE
- the trpD gene encoding anthranilate phosphoribosyltransferase — protein: MEILLQKVYDQENLSKEEMTMIATEIFEGRLSKTKIAAFLMALKVKGETAEEMAGIAQAMQQVAIQVAFPAGTAMDNCGTGGDKSNSFNISTTSAFVLAAAGIPVAKHGNRSISSRSGSADVCQELGIDINMRPEDMTYLLEKVGIAFLFAPHVHPNMKYVMDVRKELGTPTIFNLIGPLTNPVHLETQLMGIYRRDLLEQTAEVLGQLGRKRAVVLNGAGFMDEASLAGENHYALYENGEVHLYTLRPEDVGLTSYPLEAITGGDAKENAAILRSVLDGEPGAYLDTVLLNAGFGLFANGKVATVQEGVDLARDLIKSGLAKQKLADLITYQKEVLAK
- the lap gene encoding adhesion-mediating acetaldehyde/alcohol dehydrogenase LAP; amino-acid sequence: MAIKENAAQEVLEVQKVIDRLADNGQKALKAFESYNQEQVDNIVHAMALAGLDQHMPLAKLAVEETGRGLYEDKCIKNIFATEYIWNNIKNNKTVGVINEDVQTGVIEIAEPVGVVAGVTPVTNPTSTTLFKAIIAIKTRNPIIFAFHPSAQRCSSEAAKVVYEAAVAAGAPEHCIQWVEKPSLEATKQLMNHDKVALVLATGGAGMVKSAYSTGKPALGVGPGNVPAYIDKTAKIKRSVNDIILSKSFDQGMICASEQAVIVDKEVAKEVKAEMEANKCYFVKGAEFKKLESYVINPEKGTLNPDVVGKSPAWIANQAGFKVPEDTKILVAEIKGVGDKYPLSHEKLSPVLAFIEAANQAEAFDRCEEMLVYGGLGHSAVIHSTDKEVQKAFGIRMKACRIIVNAPSAQGGIGDIYNGFIPSLTLGCGSYGKNSVSQNVSATNLLNVKRIADRRNNMQWFKLPPKIFFEKYSTQYLQKMEGVERVFIVTDPGMVQFKYVDVVIEHLKKRGNDVAYQVFADVEPDPSDVTVYKGAELMKDFKPDTIIALGGGSAMDAAKGMWLFYEHPEASFFGLKQKFLDIRKRTFKYPKLGGKAKFVAIPTTSGTGSEVTPFAVITDKENNIKYPLADYELTPDVAIVDAQYVTTVPAHITADTGMDVLTHAIESYVSVMASDYTRGLSIRAIELVFENLRESVLTGDPDAREKMHNASALAGMAFANAFLGINHSLAHKIGPEFHIPHGRANAILMPHVIRYNALKPRKHALFPRYESFRADEDYARISRIIGFPAATTEEGVKSLVDEIIKLGKDVGIDMSLKGQNVAKKDLDAVVDTLADRAFMDQCTTANPKQPLVSELKEIYLEAYKGV
- the trpA gene encoding tryptophan synthase subunit alpha, which produces MTKTLTNKLAKKDHAAVVTYIMGGDGGLDNLEEQLLFLEKSGVSAIEIGIPFSDPVADGPIIQLAGLRALKEQVSLEAILNKLARSKVQIPLIIMSYINPIFHLGIPKFVELVQKTPVKGLIIPDLPFEHQILITPELQGTDIALIPLVSLTSPKERLEEIAKQAEGFIYAVTVNGTTGVRSEFDAHIDSHLAYLKSVSPVPVLAGFGVSSIEHVEKFARVCDGVIIGSKVVQMLHEEKTTELGAFLQKAAEVRIEN
- a CDS encoding phosphoribosylanthranilate isomerase, encoding MIVKICGLKKVVDVAAAVDNGADMIGFVFAKSKRQVTVEAAHELAKEIPEGVKKVGVFVNPTEEELKVAIKGVPLDIVQLHGQEPAKQANRTDVEVIKAFPVKDGKLPTNINDYPNAYILLDAPAEEYEGGSGKTFDWEKINRDMLTKNKLIIAGGLNAQNVQEAIKRFEPYAVDISSGVESNGEKDPEKIKCFIKTAKGVE
- the trpB gene encoding tryptophan synthase subunit beta — its product is MTYQAPDENGFYGKFGGRFVPETLMKAVKELDEAYRASKTDPAFQKELNYYLKEYVGRETPLYFAEQLTAHAGGAKIYLKREDLNHTGAHKINNTIGQALLARQMGKQKVVAETGAGQHGVATATVAALFNMECTIFMGEEDVKRQSLNVFRMELLGAKVVSVKAGSRTLKDAVNEALRFWVANVEDTHYIMGSVLGPHPFPEIVRDYQSVIGIEARKQHLEKEGKLPDAIVACVGGGSNAMGLFYPFVDDVSVQMHGVEAAGHGLETEFHAATISKGEIGILHGAMMDVLQDENGQILEAFSISAGLDYPGIGPEHSFFRDLGRAVYHSVTDDEAVEAFQLLCRTEGIIPALESSHAISYAVKLASQMRPEESMVVCLSGRGDKDVNQLKERLEGQTND
- a CDS encoding polysaccharide biosynthesis protein; the encoded protein is MSSKLMRGTAVLTAGTLLSKILGILYVIPFYWIAGGEQATILYQYGYVPYQIFLNIATAGVPLAVAKYISKYNSLNEYALSQRLYRSSTYLMIFTGIVSFLIMYIFAPILAGMQEVSGGTSIEDITTVIRAVSFALLIIPVMSLLRGYFQGFHSMGPSAVSQVIEQIARIVFLLASTYIVLHLIGGSLVTAMSLATFAAFVGAFFSFICLIWYYRKRKPGIQKMIAGSDNKLRVSTFHLLKEISISAVPFIIVGMAMSLYQQIDLFTFARVLTYDGMDGKTAEDLLSIFNFSVQKIIMIPGTLALAFSMTLVPLVAASFHKGRMREVHHHLTAVFQVLLFLVVPACLGIAILADPLYTIFYGYNADGSVLLQFFAPFAIFFSLFSVTAAILQGIDEQRYTVLSLLLGLLTKSVLQMPLILLLGAKGGALATGLGYIVSVVFTIFIIKKYAKYSFKYLLRRLLLILGISAVMLLSVWIIYHGLILFLNPHARLTALVIVFVAAGFGAYIYAFLAAKAGLLNYILGNRMYKIRKKLHLI
- a CDS encoding anthranilate synthase component II, which produces MILLIDNYDSFTFNLEQYLAEFSEVVVKRNDATDLMDVAALADGIVLSPGPGKPKDAGLLEEVVAKFAKEKPLLGICLGHQAIGEVFGGEVKRAAKIRHGKVSTMRQTAGAIFANLPEEMPVMRYHSLIVDKNTLPPVLEVLAVATDDAEVMAMKVKDYPVYGLQFHPESIGTNDGKQMMENFIHIVEGARENGNLITKSI
- the trpC gene encoding indole-3-glycerol phosphate synthase TrpC, whose amino-acid sequence is MTFLEEILAQKAVEIADMPLEKVAEKRKTYSFYEFLKANTSTMQLIAEVKRASPSKGEINMGVNPVLQAKSYQAAGAGMISVLTDPVFFKGSIEDLREVAKNVEIPVLCKDFIISEKQLIRARNAGATVVLLIISALTEEMLITLFEQALALDLEVLVEVHDQKELAVAQKIGAKLIGVNNRNLHTFEVDIAVSERLASDFLSDACFISESGFRTAEDVARVSQKYNAVLVGEALMREATPEVAAKSLKVTR